The sequence below is a genomic window from Aquipuribacter hungaricus.
CGCGCCCGGCAGCGGGTACCCGCGCAGGCCGGGGCCGTGCCCCAGAGCAGCCGGCCGAGCCCGCCCGGACCCGGCCCCGGGTCGAGGCCATCCCGCCCGAGCCCCCCGTCGACGACACGGTCTCCCGCGACGACCCGTCCGCCGACGCCGGCCCCGGCGGCGCGGACGTCCTCACCCGCCTCCTCGGCGCCCAGGTGATCGAGGACCGCCGCACCGACGGCTGACCCGGTCCGTCACCCGCCCGGGTGCGCCGCGCCCGGCGTGGGGCTGGTGACGGTCCGGGGACGTAGGGTCAGGGCGTGTACGAAGGAGTGGTAGCCGACCTCATCGAGGAGCTCGGCCGCCTGCCCGGCGTCGGGCCCAAGTCGGCGCAGCGGATCGCGTTCCACCTGCTGCAGGCCGACAGCGAGGACGTCACGCGCCTGGCGGAGGTCCTCCTGCAGGTCAAGGCGCGGATCCGCTTCTGCGACGTGTGCGGCAACGTGTCCGAGGAGGAGCGCTGCCGGATCTGCCGCGACCCCCGCCGGGACCCCAGCGTCATCTGCGTCGTCGAGGAGCCCCGGGACGTCGTGGCGATCGAGAAGACCCGCGAGTTCCGCGGGCTCTACCACGTGCTCGGCGGCGCCATCAGCCCCATCGACGGCATCGGGCCCAACGAACTGCGCATCCGGCAGCTCATGGGCAGACTGGCGTCGGACCAGGTCACCGAGCTCATCCTCGCCACCGACCCGAACCTCGAGGGCGAGGCCACGGCGACGTACCTGGCCCGGCTCGTGAGGCCGATGGGGCTGCGGGTCACCAGGCTGGCCAGCGGCCTCCCGGTCGGTGGGGACCTCGAGTACGCGGACGAGGTGACGCTCGGGAGGGCGTTCGAGGGACGGAGGCTCATCGATGTCTGAGGACACGAGCACGACGACGGGGACGACGGGCGCAGCAGGCACGGGCACGGCGGGCCCAGCGGGGACCAGCGCGCGGCAGGCCGACGAGGCGCGCGAGGACGTCCAGCGCGACGTCCCCCTGGCCGTCGAGGTGGCGGCCGAGGTGCAGGCCTTCCTCGACACGGTGACGCACGTCGCCGCCGGGGACGGGGAGGGCGCCGCGATCCCGCTGCTGCACCTGGCCCTGTCGCGGGTGCTCGCGGTCGGTGCGCGGCTGGGCGCGACGCAGGACGTCGTCCCGAGCGACCGGTTCGAGCCCGACGCGGGCCCCGAGGTCGACATGGACCCGCTGCGGCTCAGCCTGGTGGCCGCGATGGGCGAGGGGGACGGCTACACCGAGACCGTCGACCCGCAGGGCAGCACCGACGTGGCGTGGGGCAGCGTCGCCGACGACGTCACCGGTGTCGCCGCGGACCTCGCGCACGGCCTGCGCCACCTCGAGGCCGGCCGGGTGGGCGAGGCGCTGTGGTGGTGGCAGTACGCCTACCTGGCGACGTGGGGGCAGCGGGGGACCGCCGCCCAGCGCGCCCTGGTCTCGCTCATGGCCCACGCGCGGCTCGACGTGGACGCCGACGTCGCGGCCGAGGCGGAGTTCGACGCGCTGCACGCCCGCTGAGCTCGCACCACCGGTCGGCCCGGGCGCCCGAGGTGCGGTCCGTCGCGGGGGCCGTCCCGGCGTCTCGGTAGACTCCGGCCGCCTCCACCGCCAGCGGGGGAGCACGCGGGCGACCGGCGCCCGTGACCCCCTGTGGAGGTGGACCGCCCATGGGCATCGTCGTGCAGAAGTACGGCGGCTCCAGCGTGAGCGACGCCGCAGCGGTCAAGCGCGTCGCCCAGCGGATCGTCAGGACCGTCCAGGCCGGCAACAAGGTGTGCGTCGTCGTCTCCGCGATGGGCGACACCACCGACGAGCTGCTCGACCTCGCCGAGCAGGTGACCCCGACCCCGCCCGGTCGCGAGCTGGACATGCTGCTCACCGCGGGGGAGCGGATCAGCATGGCCGTGCTCGCCATGGCGATCGCCAACCTCGGCCACGAGGCGCGCAGCTTCACCGGCTCCCAGGCCGGCGTCATCACCGACTCCACCCACGGCAGGGCGCGCATCATCGACGTCACGCCGGGGCGGATCAGCACGGCGCTCGACGAGGGCGCCATCGCGATCGTCGCCGGGTTCCAGGGCGTCAGCCAGGACACCAAGGACATCACCACGCTCGGCCGGGGCGGCTCCGACACCACCGCCGTCGCGCTCGCCGCGGCGCTGCACGCCGACGTCTGCGAGATCTACACCGACGTCGACGGCGTCTTCACCGCCGACCCGCGGATCGTCTCGACCGCCGCCCGGCTGGACACCGTCACCTACGAGGAGATGCTCGAGCTGGCCGCCAGCGGGGCCAAGGTCCTCATGCTGCGCTGCGTGGAGTACGCGCGCCGCTACGACGTCCCCATCCACGTCCGGTCGTCGTTCTCCGACCGCCCCGGCACCACCGTCACCGGCAGCATCGAGGAGCTCAGCATGGAGCAGGCCATCATCTCCGGCGTCGCGCACGACCGCAGCGAGGCCAAGATCACCGTCGTCGGCGTCCCGGACGTGCCCGGCAAGGCCGCCGCGATCTTCACCGAGGTCGCCCGGGCCGGCGTCAACATCGACATGATCGTCCAGAACGTGTCGGCCGCCCAGACCGGCCTCACCGACGTGTCCTTCACGCTGCCCAAGACCGACGGGTCGACCGCCATGACGGCGCTCACCGCGGTGCAGGGCACGATCGGCTTCGCGCGGCTGCAGTACGACGACCAGATCGGCAAGGTCTCCCTGGTCGGCGCCGGGATGCGCAGCCACCCCGGCGTGAGCGCGACGTTCTTCTCGGCGCTGGCCGAGGCCGGCGTCAACATCGACGTCATCTCCACCTCCGAGATCCGCATCTCGGTGGTCACCCACGCGGACAAGGTCGACACGGCCGTCCG
It includes:
- the recR gene encoding recombination mediator RecR codes for the protein MYEGVVADLIEELGRLPGVGPKSAQRIAFHLLQADSEDVTRLAEVLLQVKARIRFCDVCGNVSEEERCRICRDPRRDPSVICVVEEPRDVVAIEKTREFRGLYHVLGGAISPIDGIGPNELRIRQLMGRLASDQVTELILATDPNLEGEATATYLARLVRPMGLRVTRLASGLPVGGDLEYADEVTLGRAFEGRRLIDV
- a CDS encoding DUF5063 domain-containing protein encodes the protein MSEDTSTTTGTTGAAGTGTAGPAGTSARQADEAREDVQRDVPLAVEVAAEVQAFLDTVTHVAAGDGEGAAIPLLHLALSRVLAVGARLGATQDVVPSDRFEPDAGPEVDMDPLRLSLVAAMGEGDGYTETVDPQGSTDVAWGSVADDVTGVAADLAHGLRHLEAGRVGEALWWWQYAYLATWGQRGTAAQRALVSLMAHARLDVDADVAAEAEFDALHAR
- a CDS encoding aspartate kinase — its product is MGIVVQKYGGSSVSDAAAVKRVAQRIVRTVQAGNKVCVVVSAMGDTTDELLDLAEQVTPTPPGRELDMLLTAGERISMAVLAMAIANLGHEARSFTGSQAGVITDSTHGRARIIDVTPGRISTALDEGAIAIVAGFQGVSQDTKDITTLGRGGSDTTAVALAAALHADVCEIYTDVDGVFTADPRIVSTAARLDTVTYEEMLELAASGAKVLMLRCVEYARRYDVPIHVRSSFSDRPGTTVTGSIEELSMEQAIISGVAHDRSEAKITVVGVPDVPGKAAAIFTEVARAGVNIDMIVQNVSAAQTGLTDVSFTLPKTDGSTAMTALTAVQGTIGFARLQYDDQIGKVSLVGAGMRSHPGVSATFFSALAEAGVNIDVISTSEIRISVVTHADKVDTAVRAVHTAFQLDADQVEAVVYGGTGR